The following are from one region of the Acidobacteriota bacterium genome:
- the radA gene encoding DNA repair protein RadA, whose translation MAKFKSSKTVYVCQNCGAQQPKWMGKCPDCGEWNSFAEEKPALASSSTSPRGGMFRLQEARTQAYSEIESQDDARQPSGISEFDRVLGGGIVPGSIVLIGGDPGIGKSTLLLEVSDKLSKNYGKVLYVSGEESARQIKLRGERLGIQAQNLYLLAETCLERIFEEVDRVEPQAIVVDSVQTVFSMKLESAPGSVSQVREVAGQFLMLAKNRTIPVFLIGHVTKEGAIAGPKALEHIVDTVLYFEGERHHNHRIIRAVKNRFGAANELGVFEMTGSGLVPVQNPSGLFLSERPEGASGSVVTACMEGTRPLLVEIQALVTTSHYGNGRRMTQGVDANRVALLMAMIEKRVGMNVLGDDVFVNVAGGIAIDEPAADLGIVVAIASSFRNLPIDAHTAVFGEVGLAGEIRATSQASVRVREAYAMGFKRCVIPQSNLTGLEYDDGIDVIGIRNVVDALDVVF comes from the coding sequence ATGGCGAAATTCAAATCATCGAAAACCGTTTATGTTTGTCAAAATTGTGGAGCGCAACAGCCCAAGTGGATGGGCAAATGTCCCGATTGCGGCGAATGGAATTCGTTTGCCGAAGAAAAACCCGCACTTGCCAGTTCATCCACCTCGCCGCGCGGCGGCATGTTTCGACTTCAAGAAGCCAGAACTCAAGCCTATAGCGAAATCGAAAGTCAGGATGATGCGCGGCAACCTTCGGGCATCAGCGAATTCGATAGAGTTCTCGGCGGCGGCATCGTGCCGGGTTCGATTGTTTTAATCGGCGGAGACCCAGGGATCGGAAAGTCGACATTGCTGTTGGAGGTCTCTGATAAACTCTCGAAAAATTACGGCAAGGTTCTTTACGTTTCCGGCGAAGAGAGCGCCCGGCAAATCAAATTGCGCGGCGAACGGCTCGGCATCCAGGCGCAAAATCTTTATCTGCTCGCAGAGACTTGTCTTGAACGCATCTTTGAAGAGGTAGACCGCGTCGAACCGCAAGCCATTGTTGTCGATTCCGTGCAGACGGTATTTTCCATGAAGTTGGAATCCGCGCCCGGTTCCGTATCTCAGGTTCGCGAAGTTGCCGGACAGTTTTTAATGCTTGCGAAAAACCGCACCATTCCGGTCTTTCTCATCGGGCATGTTACCAAAGAAGGAGCCATCGCCGGACCGAAAGCTTTAGAACACATCGTCGATACGGTTTTATATTTTGAAGGCGAACGCCATCACAATCACCGCATTATTCGCGCGGTGAAAAACCGCTTTGGCGCAGCCAATGAACTCGGGGTGTTTGAGATGACCGGCAGCGGACTTGTGCCTGTACAAAATCCATCGGGATTATTTTTAAGCGAACGCCCCGAAGGCGCATCCGGTTCGGTGGTCACCGCCTGCATGGAAGGCACACGTCCATTGCTGGTTGAAATTCAGGCATTGGTTACCACTTCGCATTACGGCAACGGCAGGCGCATGACGCAAGGCGTGGATGCCAACCGCGTGGCGTTGTTGATGGCGATGATTGAAAAGCGTGTGGGAATGAATGTTTTGGGCGATGATGTGTTCGTCAATGTCGCGGGCGGCATAGCGATTGACGAACCGGCTGCCGATTTAGGGATTGTCGTGGCAATTGCTTCGAGTTTTCGCAATTTGCCAATCGACGCACACACCGCTGTGTTCGGTGAAGTCGGACTTGCAGGTGAAATTCGCGCCACCAGTCAAGCCAGCGTCCGCGTGCGCGAAGCCTA
- a CDS encoding diacylglycerol kinase family protein, with the protein MPDTLFIINPIASRGTTLSKWQSLKPRFINAGITFEEYLTSDSGEASRITRQALANGFSKIIAVGGDGTLNEIINGYLHDSGSPINPQASIGLLPCGTGSDFRRSVGLLNSRDAVNIILRSNTRLIDAMRVAYQDRQGKTVSRFAINIVSFGLGGEVVSLVNGWRNKLPAWVGGKLRFIAGAIGVLGQYRLKPVKVIFENGEQMPIDSNLIIVANGRFAGSGMMFAPQAKLDDGLLDVILTNCASRWDVVKELPRIFHGGYLKNPRVSDYQTAAVTIRCNEKLAIDIDGEAAGFAPAQISVLPSIIKFIC; encoded by the coding sequence ATGCCCGACACCCTCTTTATCATCAATCCAATCGCCAGTCGCGGCACTACCCTTTCAAAATGGCAATCTTTAAAACCCCGATTCATTAACGCAGGCATCACGTTTGAAGAATATTTGACTTCCGATTCCGGCGAAGCCTCACGAATTACCCGCCAAGCTCTCGCCAATGGATTTTCTAAAATCATTGCGGTCGGCGGTGATGGAACTTTGAATGAAATCATCAACGGTTATTTGCATGATTCAGGCAGTCCAATCAATCCACAGGCGAGCATCGGCTTACTCCCGTGCGGCACAGGTTCGGATTTTCGTCGTTCGGTCGGGTTATTAAACTCCCGTGATGCAGTAAACATCATTCTTCGCTCAAACACTCGTTTAATTGATGCGATGCGGGTGGCGTATCAAGACCGCCAAGGCAAAACGGTTTCACGCTTTGCTATTAATATTGTTTCTTTCGGTTTGGGTGGCGAAGTCGTAAGCCTCGTCAATGGCTGGCGAAATAAATTACCGGCGTGGGTTGGTGGCAAGCTTCGCTTTATTGCCGGGGCGATTGGCGTGCTCGGTCAATACCGCCTCAAACCGGTTAAAGTAATTTTTGAAAACGGCGAACAAATGCCAATCGACAGCAATTTGATTATCGTCGCCAACGGGCGCTTTGCCGGAAGCGGCATGATGTTTGCGCCGCAAGCCAAGCTTGATGACGGACTACTTGATGTCATTCTCACCAACTGCGCTTCGCGTTGGGACGTCGTCAAAGAATTGCCGCGCATTTTTCACGGTGGCTATTTAAAAAATCCAAGAGTCAGTGATTATCAAACCGCTGCGGTGACGATTCGTTGTAATGAAAAACTTGCTATTGATATTGACGGCGAAGCTGCCGGATTTGCCCCTGCGCAAATCTCCGTGCTGCCTTCGATAATTAAATTCATCTGCTAA
- a CDS encoding hemolysin family protein, translating into MDESWSSILIKIAIVFLVVLANGYFVAAEFAMVTVRPSRIIALIEEGNKSAKAVQHFLDNLTAFISTCQVGVTIASLVLGWLGEETFAHLLAPQLEKIIPAGFPTLLAAHSIATFLALVIVTYFHLLLGEYVPKAIALERAEKVAIAVALPMALFEKVFKLPIWMINKSGDVTLRLLGLHKLDEHAKAYSEDELRHLIAASQKSGHIIEEERTLIDNVFEFTEATVDSIMIPRTEVEALDEKMTPVDMLATFERIGYSRMPVYRDSLDNVIGILLYKDLSRATRIGEMVRLEKLLRPAVFLPDSMKLNDALATLRRTSAHMALIVDEHGGVEGLVTIEDLLEEIVGDISDEHDEMAVKQIVEQSDGSLTVNASISIKEANRALHLNLPESDNYNTIAGFMMARAGKLLSNGETIEYNGLRLTVHATTRNRITEARVERLTQEAKS; encoded by the coding sequence ATGGATGAGTCCTGGAGTTCTATTTTAATCAAGATTGCCATTGTCTTTCTGGTGGTATTAGCAAACGGGTATTTTGTGGCTGCCGAATTCGCGATGGTGACGGTTCGCCCGTCGCGTATCATCGCGCTTATTGAAGAAGGCAATAAATCCGCCAAAGCCGTCCAACATTTTCTTGATAATCTGACCGCATTTATTTCGACCTGTCAGGTCGGCGTAACCATCGCCAGCCTGGTGCTTGGCTGGTTGGGCGAAGAAACCTTTGCTCATCTGCTTGCGCCACAACTCGAAAAAATCATTCCGGCTGGCTTCCCCACCCTGCTTGCGGCGCACTCAATTGCCACGTTCCTCGCATTGGTCATTGTCACCTATTTTCATCTTTTGCTCGGCGAATATGTCCCGAAAGCCATTGCCCTTGAACGCGCCGAAAAGGTTGCGATTGCCGTGGCATTGCCGATGGCGCTATTTGAAAAAGTATTCAAACTGCCCATCTGGATGATCAATAAATCGGGCGATGTGACCTTGCGCCTGCTCGGATTGCATAAACTGGATGAACACGCCAAAGCTTATAGCGAAGATGAATTGCGCCATCTGATTGCTGCCAGTCAAAAAAGCGGTCACATTATCGAAGAAGAGCGCACCTTGATTGACAACGTTTTTGAATTCACCGAAGCCACAGTGGATTCGATTATGATACCGCGCACCGAAGTCGAGGCATTGGATGAAAAAATGACGCCGGTTGATATGCTCGCCACTTTTGAACGCATCGGCTATTCGAGAATGCCCGTGTATCGCGATTCGCTCGACAACGTGATTGGCATTCTGCTCTATAAAGATTTGAGCCGCGCGACGCGTATCGGCGAGATGGTTCGCCTCGAAAAACTATTACGACCCGCCGTTTTTTTACCCGACTCGATGAAGTTAAATGATGCGCTCGCCACGCTGCGGCGAACCAGCGCCCATATGGCGTTGATTGTCGATGAACACGGCGGCGTTGAAGGGTTGGTGACCATTGAAGACCTGCTCGAAGAAATCGTCGGCGACATCAGCGATGAACATGACGAAATGGCGGTCAAACAGATTGTCGAACAATCCGATGGCAGTTTAACCGTCAATGCCAGTATTTCTATCAAAGAAGCCAATCGCGCCTTGCATTTAAATCTGCCGGAATCCGACAACTACAACACGATTGCCGGGTTTATGATGGCGCGTGCCGGTAAACTCTTATCCAATGGAGAGACCATCGAATACAACGGTTTGCGTTTAACCGTACATGCGACCACACGCAATCGCATCACCGAAGCCCGCGTCGAACGCCTCACCCAGGAAGCCAAATCCTAA
- a CDS encoding DUF1569 domain-containing protein: protein MKSLLNQSDKQAVLERLRQVRPDSPRQWGKMNAHQMVCHLNDSFKAGTGEKAVSNRSNFISRSFMRWFALQVPLTWPKGVKTMPEMDQEIGGTKPDEFNRDIQELENTVERFSGIAVDFNWLPHPIFGDMSREEWLRWGYLHMDHHLRQFGV, encoded by the coding sequence ATGAAAAGCCTGCTGAACCAAAGTGATAAGCAAGCCGTTCTGGAACGACTCAGACAAGTTCGCCCCGACAGTCCGCGTCAATGGGGGAAGATGAATGCGCATCAGATGGTTTGTCATTTGAACGATTCGTTTAAAGCCGGAACCGGCGAAAAGGCGGTATCCAATCGCAGCAATTTCATCAGTCGAAGCTTTATGCGATGGTTTGCTTTGCAGGTGCCGCTCACCTGGCCCAAAGGCGTAAAGACCATGCCGGAAATGGATCAGGAAATCGGCGGCACCAAACCCGACGAATTCAACCGTGATATTCAGGAACTGGAAAATACCGTTGAACGATTTTCCGGCATCGCGGTTGATTTCAACTGGCTGCCTCATCCGATTTTTGGTGACATGTCGCGCGAAGAATGGCTGCGTTGGGGCTATTTGCATATGGACCATCACCTGCGCCAGTTCGGAGTGTGA
- the glpK gene encoding glycerol kinase GlpK has protein sequence MSQTYILALDQGTTSSRAILFDHTGKPAGIAQHEFEQIYPQPGWVEHNPAEIWSSQLDAAQKVLSENNLKPDQIAAIGITNQRETTIIWNRETGEPIYNAIVWQCRRTAEDCEKLKTDGLAQLFQDRTGLVLDAYFSGTKVKWILDNVAGARELAVKGKLAFGTVDSWLIWKLTGGRVHATDPSNASRTLLYNIKTNDWDDELLKILNVPREVLPHVTPSSAIIGETDPAFFGRAIPIAGNAGDQQAALFGQVCTRQGMSKNTYGTGCFMLLNTGTQPVKSKNNLLTTVAWKIGDEATEYALEGSVFIAGAAVQWLRDGLKIISDASETEALATSVADNGGVYLVPAFVGLGAPHWDQFARGIIAGLTRGSTREHLVRAALESICYQTYDVLDCMHDDSGIALSELRVDGGAVRNNFLMQFQADILGIPVVRPANAETTAAGAAFLAGLAVDYWTSVEELDAMWARDKVFEPQMSDDMRQTLLAGWHRAIERASNWMK, from the coding sequence ATGAGCCAAACCTACATTCTCGCCCTTGACCAAGGCACCACCAGTTCACGCGCGATTTTATTTGACCATACAGGCAAACCCGCCGGCATTGCTCAACATGAATTCGAGCAAATTTATCCGCAACCCGGTTGGGTCGAACATAACCCTGCGGAAATCTGGTCGTCACAACTTGACGCTGCGCAAAAGGTCTTATCTGAAAATAATCTGAAACCCGATCAAATCGCCGCCATCGGCATAACCAATCAACGCGAAACCACCATCATCTGGAATCGCGAAACCGGTGAACCCATCTATAACGCCATCGTCTGGCAATGCCGCAGAACGGCTGAGGATTGCGAAAAGTTGAAGACCGATGGCTTGGCGCAACTTTTTCAAGATCGTACCGGCTTGGTTCTCGACGCTTACTTTTCCGGCACCAAAGTCAAATGGATTCTCGATAACGTGGCGGGGGCGCGCGAACTGGCTGTCAAAGGCAAACTCGCTTTCGGCACGGTTGACTCATGGTTGATTTGGAAACTCACGGGCGGGCGTGTGCATGCAACCGATCCATCGAACGCCAGCCGCACATTGCTTTACAACATCAAGACCAATGATTGGGATGACGAACTTCTTAAAATCCTCAATGTGCCGCGTGAAGTTTTACCGCATGTGACGCCTTCGAGCGCCATCATCGGCGAAACTGATCCGGCATTTTTTGGTCGCGCGATTCCCATTGCCGGAAATGCCGGTGATCAGCAAGCAGCCTTGTTCGGGCAGGTTTGCACTAGGCAAGGCATGTCAAAAAACACTTATGGAACCGGCTGTTTTATGTTGCTCAATACCGGCACCCAGCCCGTGAAATCAAAGAACAATTTGCTCACCACCGTAGCCTGGAAGATTGGCGATGAAGCGACCGAATATGCTCTGGAAGGCAGTGTATTTATTGCCGGCGCGGCGGTGCAATGGTTGCGCGACGGATTGAAAATTATTTCTGACGCTTCCGAAACCGAGGCGCTCGCGACCAGCGTCGCGGATAATGGTGGTGTTTATCTGGTTCCCGCTTTCGTTGGACTTGGCGCGCCGCACTGGGATCAATTCGCGCGCGGCATCATTGCGGGGCTTACGCGCGGTTCGACGCGAGAACATCTTGTGCGCGCGGCTCTTGAATCCATCTGCTATCAAACCTATGACGTGCTCGATTGTATGCACGATGATTCGGGGATTGCCCTCAGCGAATTGCGCGTCGATGGCGGCGCGGTGCGCAATAATTTCCTGATGCAATTTCAAGCTGATATTCTGGGCATTCCCGTGGTTCGCCCTGCCAATGCCGAAACCACCGCCGCCGGAGCAGCCTTTCTTGCAGGGCTTGCGGTCGATTACTGGACGAGTGTAGAAGAACTCGATGCGATGTGGGCGCGCGATAAAGTGTTTGAACCGCAAATGTCCGATGATATGCGTCAAACTTTACTGGCGGGTTGGCATCGCGCTATTGAACGCGCCAGCAATTGGATGAAGTGA
- a CDS encoding DUF4126 domain-containing protein: MDFINTLAFAMGSSWLSGIKLYAMVATLGLLGRFAHLQLPGELGIVTNWWVIGVAGGLFVIEFIADKVAYVDSLWDTVHTFIRIPAGAALAALAFGDYDKGVQVIALLLGGGIALSSHGTKATSRMAINTSPEPVTNIGASLFEDILAIGSTFLTAYFPFLIIGLVGVAVIIAIIILPKILRFLRRVMKKVRGWFSASEKQTSP; this comes from the coding sequence ATGGATTTTATCAACACACTGGCTTTTGCGATGGGGTCTTCGTGGCTTTCGGGCATCAAGCTTTATGCGATGGTCGCAACCCTCGGATTGCTTGGACGGTTTGCCCATCTGCAACTTCCGGGTGAACTCGGCATTGTGACCAACTGGTGGGTGATTGGCGTTGCCGGCGGTCTGTTCGTCATTGAGTTTATCGCCGATAAAGTCGCTTATGTTGATAGCCTCTGGGATACGGTTCACACCTTCATTCGCATACCGGCAGGAGCGGCGCTTGCTGCGCTGGCTTTTGGCGATTACGACAAAGGCGTTCAAGTGATTGCATTATTATTGGGTGGCGGGATTGCGCTCAGTTCACATGGAACCAAAGCAACTTCGCGAATGGCGATTAACACCAGTCCCGAACCGGTTACGAACATCGGTGCCAGTTTATTTGAAGATATACTGGCAATCGGCTCGACGTTTCTAACGGCTTACTTTCCATTTTTGATTATCGGATTGGTAGGTGTCGCGGTCATTATAGCGATAATCATCCTGCCTAAAATCCTCAGATTTTTGCGACGGGTGATGAAAAAGGTTAGGGGTTGGTTTTCTGCAAGCGAAAAGCAGACCAGCCCATAA
- a CDS encoding diguanylate cyclase: protein MTASVYKQKQLAANLYEGLISLFGFGVFLFSLYSTFINYAMIGIDWDWVVLTLITICLISRIEMKLLKTPGALTLGDTIFFAAILLNGIYPAVTLAGIDSVIRAFQKKKSYRETLFRVALMSLALFCAGQAYRLHDNGTPLSKMNWEYLIVGLGVIGTVFLVLNSGLMVGMIGLRRGYRYLQRSKDTAVWTALSYFVGAAVACIIIKLIATVSFIAFLTTAPILTITYLTYKTYLDKVENTNQHAEKVANLHLRTIEALAIAIDAKDEVTHDHVRRVQIYATGLARLFGLSDSEIEALKAGALLHDIGKLAVPDYILNKPGPLTPAEFDKMKVHTIVGSEILERVGFPYPVAPVVRHHHERWDGRGYPDGLKGDAIPITARILSVADCFDAVREERQYRRAMTREEAITLLKDNSQAMFDPAIVQAFLTHLDEFEQEIREQGIQLQSFTGLKEFNDPATDLRRENDAQVFEKIRSAHREVTALYNIAQTIGTSLDLRDTFAVFSARLQDIVSYTTCVLYLVRKDSTKIEAAHVAGRNAELLKGKKMPSGGGIAGWVAANNHPMHNSDPNLDFEALRIEMPDDYRAVLVVPMMREGQMIGALALYSTEILNYDADHLRLVEAVATLSADAIANAVHHEKTQESALSDSLTGLPNKRALRLRFEEDADRALRHNDHFCVVMMDLDGFKNVNDMLGHPVGDHLLLEISKIMIQQVRSTDFICRYAGDEFVAILQADTEEALEMIYRLQKAIEKHDFRFGRSDLHIGISAGLACFDSDGCTLDELLLNADRAMYSDKLTRKTKVSQASSTKTGSINQLKVM from the coding sequence ATGACGGCATCGGTCTATAAACAGAAACAACTTGCAGCCAACCTGTATGAAGGTCTGATCAGCCTTTTCGGGTTCGGGGTGTTTCTTTTTTCTCTCTATAGCACATTTATCAATTATGCAATGATCGGGATAGATTGGGATTGGGTAGTTTTAACCCTGATTACCATCTGTTTGATCTCGCGCATTGAAATGAAATTATTAAAAACGCCGGGAGCGTTGACTCTTGGCGATACGATTTTTTTTGCCGCGATATTATTGAATGGCATTTATCCGGCAGTGACGCTTGCGGGTATTGATAGCGTCATTCGAGCTTTTCAGAAAAAGAAATCCTATCGAGAGACGCTCTTTCGAGTTGCGCTGATGAGCCTCGCGCTGTTTTGTGCCGGACAGGCTTATCGGTTACATGACAATGGCACACCGCTGAGCAAGATGAACTGGGAATATCTGATCGTCGGGCTTGGCGTTATTGGTACAGTGTTTTTAGTATTGAATTCCGGTCTGATGGTGGGGATGATTGGCTTACGAAGGGGATACCGATACCTTCAACGGTCTAAAGATACTGCGGTTTGGACGGCTTTGTCATACTTCGTGGGGGCAGCCGTCGCCTGCATTATTATCAAACTAATTGCTACGGTTTCATTCATCGCATTTTTAACCACTGCGCCGATATTAACGATTACCTACCTGACCTATAAAACTTACCTCGATAAAGTTGAAAATACCAACCAACACGCAGAAAAGGTGGCGAATCTGCACCTCAGAACCATTGAAGCGTTGGCGATTGCGATTGATGCCAAAGATGAAGTCACCCATGACCATGTGCGTCGGGTGCAAATCTATGCCACAGGGCTTGCGCGACTCTTTGGGCTATCTGACAGTGAGATTGAAGCCTTAAAAGCCGGTGCCTTATTGCATGACATCGGGAAGCTGGCGGTTCCCGATTACATCTTGAATAAGCCGGGACCGCTGACGCCTGCGGAATTTGACAAGATGAAAGTGCATACGATTGTTGGCTCAGAGATTTTGGAGCGCGTCGGCTTTCCTTATCCGGTTGCGCCTGTCGTTCGCCATCATCATGAGCGCTGGGATGGTCGCGGCTACCCGGATGGACTTAAAGGGGACGCCATTCCGATTACGGCGCGCATCCTCTCGGTTGCCGATTGTTTCGATGCCGTGCGTGAAGAGCGGCAATATCGCAGAGCCATGACCCGCGAAGAAGCCATCACTTTACTGAAAGATAACAGCCAGGCGATGTTCGACCCGGCTATCGTTCAAGCCTTTTTAACTCACCTGGATGAATTTGAACAGGAAATCAGGGAGCAGGGAATTCAATTGCAATCCTTTACCGGATTGAAGGAGTTTAACGACCCGGCGACAGACTTGCGCCGGGAAAATGACGCTCAGGTATTTGAGAAAATTCGTAGCGCGCACAGGGAAGTCACGGCGCTATACAACATCGCGCAGACGATTGGCACCAGTCTGGATTTGCGCGATACCTTTGCGGTCTTTTCTGCGCGTTTACAGGATATTGTGAGTTACACCACCTGCGTTTTATATCTGGTGAGAAAAGATTCGACAAAAATCGAAGCGGCGCATGTTGCCGGTCGCAATGCCGAGCTATTAAAAGGTAAAAAGATGCCCTCCGGGGGAGGGATTGCGGGATGGGTTGCGGCAAATAACCATCCGATGCATAACAGCGATCCCAATCTTGATTTTGAAGCCTTGCGCATCGAAATGCCGGATGATTATCGCGCCGTCCTGGTTGTGCCCATGATGCGCGAAGGGCAGATGATTGGCGCGCTGGCGCTCTATTCGACTGAGATTTTGAATTATGACGCCGACCATTTGCGACTGGTCGAAGCCGTTGCCACCCTTTCGGCAGACGCGATTGCCAATGCCGTGCACCATGAGAAAACTCAGGAAAGCGCCCTGTCAGATTCGCTCACCGGGTTACCCAATAAGCGGGCATTGCGGTTGCGTTTCGAGGAAGACGCTGACCGCGCCCTGCGCCATAATGACCATTTTTGCGTGGTGATGATGGATTTGGATGGCTTCAAAAATGTCAATGATATGTTGGGTCACCCGGTTGGTGATCATTTATTGCTGGAGATTTCTAAAATCATGATTCAGCAGGTGCGTTCGACCGATTTCATCTGCCGTTATGCCGGTGATGAATTTGTGGCTATCTTGCAGGCTGATACTGAAGAAGCTCTGGAAATGATTTATCGTTTGCAAAAAGCCATTGAAAAGCATGATTTCCGTTTTGGCAGATCAGACCTGCATATCGGAATCAGCGCCGGTCTTGCCTGCTTTGATTCGGATGGTTGTACGCTGGATGAATTATTATTGAATGCCGACCGGGCAATGTATTCCGATAAACTGACTCGCAAGACCAAAGTGTCACAAGCCTCATCGACCAAAACCGGTTCAATCAATCAGTTGAAAGTAATGTAA
- a CDS encoding glycosyltransferase family 39 protein, with product MSNRIAVEKVGDVSSLGIAQPKKTGEVSRITKSIGFWVFNLTFIGIFTLALYAHLKVSKVGDTYVGWLMPFALFFNLVFTVIVLAIIYAVGRKVTGYFSTVFISVAEEISFSTMLGLGIVGLVLFVFGIWGLFRLTPLILLLSGLAIFSYKEFGRLIIMSKGILRACRSIPGILIALGLGSIVILLAVKSSTPPYAVDDAICHLAVPQEYIKAGKIIPLFDNFPSNMPLLVHMFYAVFIAAKADIAARFFSLGLAVITGIAVYAFGLRFLNRLVATLAIFIFFSAGVVLEVAISNRIDVTVAGMMFLASYAMVNYFESNRIQWLWQSALFSGFSLSIKYTAAIWIASLGVMFLYEGLVRKREPLLNWVKNGAFFTLIMCAAVSPWLIKNAVYFKNPLYPFITGEVADYGAQGIRYFTAPDEKRMDDYFIQSKQEVGEEFDYIEKTMTRRATKREERHPLRVWEHFTKPELYSMGDAEKSHSPNYFFMLLPLFFLVPKPRWLIWLGLFSIVFFLFVASSAWLGRYLVPMYPALTVIIAHTIVALAQRWRLLNRLKMVLPIAVVIIGWLFAMYAFASQLNQLHEIDFIVGRLSRKDFLSPMYYYPAMDYINNYTPTDAKVMLMGVQTGYHLQRDYIADPAWDSVEWQRLMIRNNSMAEIYEDVKQQGITHVLFHPGLFNFIAEYGRAGSGPSGEMYSAQRNKKGEKDYDVQLRNYATFELFSSKYLENVQTFKTGNIEFRILKLK from the coding sequence ATGTCCAATAGAATTGCCGTTGAAAAAGTTGGTGATGTAAGTTCTCTCGGAATCGCACAGCCTAAAAAAACAGGTGAAGTTTCACGGATTACCAAAAGTATTGGCTTCTGGGTTTTTAACTTAACATTTATTGGGATTTTCACTCTGGCACTTTATGCTCACCTCAAAGTTTCTAAGGTTGGGGATACCTATGTGGGGTGGCTGATGCCATTCGCGCTCTTTTTCAATTTAGTGTTTACGGTTATCGTTTTGGCAATCATTTATGCAGTAGGACGGAAAGTAACCGGTTATTTTTCAACGGTATTTATCAGCGTCGCCGAAGAAATTTCCTTCTCTACCATGTTAGGTTTGGGAATTGTTGGGTTAGTTTTATTTGTTTTTGGTATTTGGGGGCTATTTCGACTAACTCCTTTGATCCTCCTTTTATCCGGTTTAGCGATATTTTCCTACAAGGAATTTGGTCGCCTAATAATTATGTCGAAAGGAATATTGAGAGCCTGCCGCTCTATACCTGGAATCCTCATTGCCTTGGGTTTAGGAAGTATAGTGATTCTATTAGCGGTAAAATCATCAACCCCGCCTTATGCCGTTGATGATGCAATTTGTCATCTGGCGGTTCCGCAGGAATATATTAAGGCGGGAAAAATAATCCCTCTTTTTGATAACTTCCCGAGCAATATGCCGCTGCTTGTTCATATGTTTTATGCCGTTTTTATTGCGGCGAAGGCAGATATTGCGGCGCGTTTTTTCAGTTTGGGGTTAGCAGTTATAACAGGCATCGCGGTTTATGCTTTTGGTCTCCGGTTTCTCAATCGTCTTGTGGCGACCCTTGCCATATTCATCTTTTTTAGTGCGGGCGTTGTCTTGGAAGTGGCAATCTCGAATCGCATAGATGTGACCGTTGCCGGAATGATGTTTCTTGCAAGTTATGCGATGGTGAATTATTTTGAATCCAATAGAATTCAATGGCTTTGGCAATCCGCACTTTTTTCCGGTTTTAGTTTAAGCATTAAATATACTGCCGCGATATGGATAGCTTCTCTTGGCGTTATGTTTCTTTACGAAGGGTTAGTTCGTAAGCGCGAACCTTTGTTGAACTGGGTGAAGAATGGGGCTTTCTTCACCCTCATTATGTGTGCTGCGGTCTCACCCTGGTTAATAAAAAATGCAGTTTACTTTAAAAACCCTCTCTACCCGTTTATCACCGGAGAGGTGGCGGATTATGGCGCACAGGGAATTCGTTATTTCACTGCTCCAGATGAAAAGCGAATGGATGATTATTTTATTCAAAGCAAACAGGAGGTAGGCGAAGAGTTTGATTATATCGAAAAAACAATGACACGGCGGGCAACAAAAAGGGAAGAACGTCACCCGTTAAGAGTTTGGGAGCATTTCACGAAACCCGAGTTGTATAGTATGGGCGATGCCGAAAAGTCACATTCGCCAAATTATTTTTTTATGCTTTTACCTCTCTTCTTTTTAGTGCCGAAGCCCAGATGGTTAATCTGGCTGGGATTGTTTTCAATTGTTTTTTTTCTATTTGTGGCATCATCCGCCTGGCTAGGTAGATATCTGGTGCCGATGTACCCCGCCCTCACTGTAATAATAGCTCACACAATTGTTGCCCTAGCGCAACGATGGCGGTTGCTTAACCGTTTAAAGATGGTTTTACCGATTGCGGTGGTAATCATCGGGTGGCTCTTTGCTATGTATGCCTTTGCCTCGCAACTCAATCAATTGCATGAAATAGACTTTATTGTCGGTAGGCTTTCGCGTAAAGATTTTCTAAGTCCGATGTATTATTATCCTGCCATGGATTACATCAATAACTATACGCCAACCGATGCCAAGGTGATGTTGATGGGCGTGCAGACCGGCTATCATCTGCAAAGAGATTATATCGCTGACCCGGCTTGGGATTCCGTAGAGTGGCAACGTTTAATGATTCGGAATAATTCAATGGCTGAAATTTACGAGGATGTGAAACAACAAGGCATCACTCATGTCCTTTTTCATCCTGGTTTATTCAATTTTATTGCCGAATATGGTCGAGCAGGAAGCGGCCCCTCTGGTGAAATGTATTCTGCCCAAAGGAATAAAAAAGGTGAAAAAGATTATGACGTGCAACTCAGGAACTATGCGACCTTTGAATTGTTTAGCAGTAAATACCTGGAAAATGTTCAAACCTTCAAAACCGGGAATATTGAATTCCGAATTCTGAAATTGAAATAA